The nucleotide sequence ACTCCAGATGGGGATCGTCTTTGAACTGGGAGAGCGGCGGTGAAGGGATGTATCGGCGGCGAAGGGGACGTCAGCGGCGTCGACGTAcggacggagaacggcggcgagcaTCTCGTGCGTGCGACTGATTCTAGGTCAGGAGGAATCGCTCGTACGTGCGACCAATTCCACCCGGTTTTTTTCGTAGGTttattttcgtagatttttttctaAGCGTTTTGTTCTCGATCGACCATGTGGGAGGTGGGAATCGATCACTGTAGGAACCTCACATGGGCATCGTTTTTTTTGGTTCAGCGCTGGAACCAGGGTGGATTGCTGGTACGTGGGAGGTGGGAATGAGGACGAAAAAAACCCGGCTATGGTGGGACGAAATTTAACcgtggaagcgagactaccaactgcttcattaggagtagacATGAAACAAGCCCACCCCTAATAAGTGTATACCTCAATCAGTGCtagaagttatgaagaaggttggAAAATAGGATGTTGTTTTTGATGGCCATAGGAATTATAGAGATATCAGTAGAAAATGTATGTGTGAATAAACCAACCTTGGGGTCTTTAATCAAATAGGAAATACGGGGCAAAGACCATTCGCCCCTTACCATGTTATCTTTTACTACTTTGATTAAATCATGTCACTGTTTAGGTAAATTAATCATAACACAATGATTCAACTTCGAGGTGGTGTTAGTTAATAATCAGGTGTGTTCACTTAGGTAAGTAGGGTTAAATCTTGCCTTGTGCACTTTCTTCCAAAACTCTTGAATGGAAGTGAGGATTGGATTTTGCGCTTCATGCCAACCCACCCAATGGACCATTTACTGTCAATATTGAGCAAGTAGCCTGAAACAACGACCGTAAAATATTTGTTCTCTTTCTATGCTACGTGATACTGGTTTTTATGTGAAAGTGCTAGAATCTCATTATTCTATAATTGTCATGATATATAGACGTACATGGAGCATCGATATTTTGTCCAGAAACCCCATTAAACATTGATTTTATGGAATCCGCCACCTAAACCTTTGAATGCACCCAGGAATTCGAACAAGTATTTAGTTTTAGATCATCTAAATTTCACTGTCACTTGTTCTTCCCTTAAGACGAACGGGCGCAACAACGTGCGCTTTTATGTTCTAGTTACTCTAGTAAAAAAAAGAGACTCGGCTGGGTGGCTCTTGGGCCTTGAAACCCGGATGGAGGGAGCTGTATTCTGTCTGTATTCTAAACATAAACATATGGCCGGGGTTTGTTTTGCACACATAGCAGAGAGCTCCTGCAGCACCCGTTCGTGCTCCTGTTACCTGCAGCGCCCCgccctgggccggcccatgaaacgGGAATCCAGGCGAATGCGAAAGCTCGAAAAAAAAACGCGATTTTTTTGTCTATATGCAGGTTTCGAACTCACAACGTCGAGTTCGCGTACAGGTACCACCAACCATACGAGCTACTTCCTGTCTATGATTAGCAACAAAGGCAGATGCGTAATAACAATGCTGGAGGGCACCGCTCAATTTTTTTGAATAAAGAATACATCAATTTGAAAAGGCATCCATATAATTCATGAACTGAAAGGATAAGTTCACaaaaattgaaaaagttcatcagatttgaaaaaagttcattaaatttgaaaataattcatgaatttgaaaaaagttcatcgaatttgaagaaagttcatagaatttgaaaaaagttcatagaatttttttaaaaaagttcattgaatttcataaaaagttcatcgaatttgaaaaagttcaacaaaattcaaaaaaattcatcaaatttgaaaaagttcatcaaaattcaaaaaagttcatcgaatttgaagaaaagttcaacaatttataaaaaagttcattgattttcaaaaaagTTAACAAATTTAAAGGAAAACTTCAGAAATTTTAAAAAGCACGcaataaataaaattaaaaaaataagaaaaagggaaaaagaataAACCGAGCTGAAGAacgaaataaaaagagaaaaattaTCTACCTGTACACTCTTGATTGAATAAACCGAGCTGAAGAacgaaataaaaagagaaaaattaTAAACCGAGTTGCGAGTTCGATTCTCCACCCTGCGCTCTTTTTTTACCTtcgaagaacaagaaaatcaagaaGGAAAAAatagaatgggccggcccagtttggaCTGCTGTAGGCGCCCGTTTGCAAATTGCACTGTAACGGGCGCCTGAaccgccaaataggaaatgcccacATAGCAAGGGTTGGAGGAAAAAAACAATTAAGATAATCTAGCCAACAAGCTTGTCGTCTATCTATAATTCTATATTAGGTAGGGAGAACAAGTCGATGGATTCATGGCCACAACTATTATTTTAATTGTTATGTGGCCACAACTAAATTAGGTAGCTCCTTCTCAACTGCCTGCGCTGAAATTGGCCGAGCTACTAAAAATAGGCGTCCAAAAGCAAGGAAGCATGCATGCGgtgctatctatctatctatctatttggTGTATGTGTATGCCTATATAAGAAGGGGAACACCAGCTAGCTAATCTGCTCTCTCGCTGCAAGTGCGCACACACCCACCCACCTGACCAAATATATCCATCATATAACAATAGAGAGGGAGAGAAAGATCATCCATTCGTCGACTACCATGGCCATTTCTCTGCTGCCTTACACCGCCTCGGCTCTGCTTGCCATCgtcatcgccgtcgccatcgctgTCGCCCCTGCAGTTGTTCGATCGGACCAAGAGCCTGGGCCCAGCATTGAAGCCATCAACGCCACATGCGCGACTGCTACGTACAAATTTGAGTGCACCCATCTGCTACTAAACAACCTGGATGTCAGGACACCTCAAGTGAAGGACGTGATCGCAATGTCAGTCCAAGTCGTCGCCAagaaggcggcggaggcggccgcaTTCGCCAAGGCCATCAAGAAACCCTCCAAGTGCGTCACCGACTGCCTCGACGACCTCGCCATACTATCCAAGCACATCAAGACGCTCCCGGCGACGCTCGAAACCGCCAACGACGCGGGCTTCTTTGAGCAATTTGACACAAAGAAAAAATGTCACGGAGATTGTTGCTCGGACAACTTCTCGGGCGAGGAATGCAACGCAAAGAGCCAAATCGGTGGGGTGTTTGGCGCTCTCCGTGTCACTGATGACCTGTTGATGAGGAGGGCGTATTTTAGGAAGCAGCAGCTTGACAACAAAACAACATCACCTAACTCTAACTGAAGAGGACAGCCGGTGTGATTTGCTCTTACATTGATATCGCATGCGTATGAATAATGGTCCAATGGAATTGGGAGCGGAGTAAGAAGCTCATGTTGCCTTTATGCATGTAATAATCATGCCTGCCTGCATGGCCCGCTAGCTGTTGGTCCAATGCCTGGCTGCCTGCCTGAACTGGCGTCAATTTCCAGTTTGTTTTTgtaatatataataactcttctgtATTGTGCATTACATTTGCTGCCATAACCTCCCCCCCCCCGTCATACGCTGTCGGTCACTTCAAGGCTGACCGCGAGGAAGCACCGAAGCAGAAGGCGCTCATTGCCCAGCAAGGAGATGATGGTGACATGATGTTGATGTGTAAACTGGTGGACGAGGAGGATCCAAATTCTCAAGCGTTGACTAAAGAAAATCAAGAAGGAAAAAAATAGAATGGGCCGGCCTAGTTTGGactgctgcaggcgcccgtttgcaaattgcagtgtaacgggcgcctgcagcgccaaataggaaatgcccacATAGCAAGGGTTGGAGGAAAAAAACAATTAAGATAATCTAGCCAGCAAGCTTGTCGTCTATCTATAATTCTATATTAGGTAGGGAGAACAAGTCGATGGATTCATGGCCACAACtattattttgattgttatgtgGCCACAACTAAATTAGGTAGCTCCTTCTCAACTGCCTGCGCTGAAATTGGCCAAGCTACTAAAAATAGGCGTCCAAAAGCAAGGAAGCATGCATGCGGTGCTATCTATCTATGTATCTGGTGTATGTGTATGCCTATATAAGAAGGGGAACACCAGCTAGCTAATCTGCTCTCTCGCTGCAAGTGCGCACACACCCACCCACCTGACCAAATATATCCATCATATAACAATAGAGAGGGAGAGAAAGATCATCCATTCATCGACTACCATGGCCATTTCTCTGCTGCCTTACACCGCCTCGGCTCTGCTTGCCATCgtcatcgccgtcgccatcgctgTCGCCCCTACAGTTGTTCGATCGGACCAAGAGCCTGGGCCCAGCATTGAAGCCATCAACGCCACATGCGCGACTGCTACGTACAAATTTGAGTGCACCCATCTGCTACTAAACAACCTGGATGTCAGGACGCCTCAAGTGAAGGACGTGATCGCAATGTCAGTCCAAGTCGTCGCCAagaaggcggcggaggcggccgcaTTCGCCAAGGCCATCAAGAAACCCTCCAAGTGCGTCACCGACTGCCTCGACGACCTCGCCGTACTATCCAAGCACATCAAGACGCTCCCGGCGACGCTCGAAACCGCGAACGACGCGGGCTTCTTTGAGCAATTTGACACAAAGAGAAAATGTTACGGAGATTGTTGCTCGGACAACTCCTCGATCGAGGAATGCAACGCACAGAGCCAAATCGGTGGGGTGTTTGGCGCTCTTCGTGTAACTGATGACCTGTTGACGAGGAGGGCGTATTTTAGGAAGCAGCAGCTTGACAACAAAACAACATCACCTAACTCTAACTGAAGAGGACAGCCGGTGTGATTTGCTCTTACATTGATATCGCATGCGTATGAATAATGGTCCAATGGAATTGGGAGCGGAGTAGGAAGCTCATGTTGCCTTTATGCATGTAATAATCATGCCTGCCTGCATGGCCTGCTAGCTGTTGGTCCAATGCCTGGCTGCCTGCCTGAACTGGCGTCAATTTCCAGTTTGTTTTTgtaatatataataactcttctgtATTGTGCATTACATTTGCTGCCATAACCTCTCTCCCCCCCCGTCATACGCTGTCGGTCACTTCAAGGCTGACCGCGAGGAAGCACCGAAGCAGAAGGCGCTCATTGCCCAGCAAGGAGATGATGGTGACATGATGTTGATGTGTAAACTGGTGGACGAGGAGGATCCAAATTCTCAAGCGTTGACTAAAGAAATTGTCGAGCTTGCGGAAGAAAAAGTTTTCCAGCATGATCGTGATTCGGAAACCTGTGTCGGTGCGCACGCGTCGTGCTAGCTCGAGTTTCTTTCTTCCTAAGTTTTCATTAAGGTTCTCGAtggctcccgctcccgctcccccCTCCTCCATCTCACCGGAGGAGGGCCAACAACCAGCCACCAAAAAACCTCCGGCCACCTTCTCGCCGGAGCCAACACTAGCCACCAGTCCTCTAGACGAGCTCCTCCCCACAGTAGCTCATCCACCATCGTCATTCTTTGACCCGCCTTAAGTGAAAGCCGGGCAGGTTGCGCTCCGCTGCTTCCTGGGCTGTGGCAATGCCATGGGCTTGGAGTTCGAGGATGATGCCTCATACTACCTCCGCCTCGACATCACCACCCTCGCCGTCCACCTCGCCTCGCCGCTCTACATCATATTCCACTACTCCAACTGCCTCCTTGATGCCACTATCGTCGCCGCCCTGCTTCAGGCTGTCCTTGGCGGTGCTGCCGCTGATTTCTTCGTTGCCCAATGCTCTCCCCTCGTTTATCGCTTCCATGTTGCTTCTGCGCGTATAGCAGAGATCATCCTCGCACAATCCACACTCTGCTTCTGCGTATACTCCTTCTCTTTTGTGAGAACCCTACCTCCGATCCCACCTTCTCCTCCCCACATTGCCACATGCATGCCGTTGGCTCACCTGCTCCAAATTCCAGAGGATCTGGGTCTCCACTTTGAAAGCGTAGGATGGGCACAATGTCGCTCGCTCGTCTCCCAGCGTCCACCAAACCAACCGCATGGATGCCGCATGTATGCGCGCGTCATAAAGTTCCCTTTCACCCTTGATGCCACCACGATGGGTCTCATCCTAGCTTGCCTATTCGGCGGCATCCACCACCAATTCAACGTCACGGACGACGGAGATTCCTGCTTCTCTTTCACTGTGGCCTCGACTGGCGTTGCCGCGCTCATCGCTTCTATGGGTGACTTTCACAAGCTGGGCATCCTACTCCGCTTCCCTTGGCGTGCACCTACGGGGCGTGCTTCATGCTCACCATCGGGgtcggcctcgccgtcgtctatCGGGCCTACGTCTTCCTCGCCGACGGCAGTCGATCCTGCTCTGCTGCCACCTGCGTCCACAACTATTGTTCTCTCTAAGGAGCGTCATCAACGGCCTGGTATAAGCTTTTTCTACCGTATGCTTAATGTTATCCGCTCCTGCCAGCTTACACCACATGCAAATTACACCCAACACACGCATTTGTTTTGGGTCACCTTCCTACCAATTAATGTTAGGCCTAATATAATGAACTATTAGTAGAATCTGCCCTAAACCACTGCTTTTCGGTCAAACAAGATTTTCTAGCAGTCAAAGTTCATGATCATGTGTACAAGTCTGGCGTCCTCTCCCGATCAATTAAAATTTAAATCCTCAATCTGGGGTCCATAGGTTTTGAAGGGTTTCGGATCTTCCTCTTTGACCAGCTCGAACAAGCCATTGCTCACTGCAGTCGTTTTTTCCATCATTACACTAAGTTTGCTTACCCTACATTGCCCCCTCGATCAGACTCCATTCTTGGCCCCTTTGAGCGTCGGCATCTCCAGACCCGCACGACACTACAGCCCACCTCGGTCGCACGCTTGCACCATGTTCGCCCTGCCGCGCATGCACCGCTGGCCCACCCCATGCATCATGATGGCggtgcggcgccccctgccccaCCAAATCTATCAAAAGATCCGTACGCTGCTCCTGGCTCGGCGCATGTGGATCGAGCTGGCGCGAGTCCCCAGAACCTACTCTCTGTCTCTTTGTCCGTGCCAATTTTGGACGAGCTGATTGCCCGACCCGCGTCTAATCCGGGCATGTCTGCGCCGCCCCCTGTCACCCCACGCGCGCCCCCGATGAACGTATCTGCAGCGAATCTCGCCTTGGGAACCGAAGAACCGACGAGTCCGCACGCCTGCCCGTCGCCACAGACCCCTCCCGCTACCCATGACCAGCATCTAGACCTCATGATCAAGCCTAATCCCTCTGCCAAGCCTACGCCGGCCGCTTGGTCACCACGCCCCTGCCCGCCGCCCCCTCACTCCCTGTCACACACAATGGGCCCAGCCGCCCTGACGGCGGATATGTCACCCGTGCAGTCCAACCACAAACCGACGAGCTCGTACAAAGATGCCCTTGTCTCCTCCCCCCTCGATCACAGCCACCCGCACACTCTCCCCCCTCCCTATATAACCCCTCGCCGTCTCCCCACTCCGCATCGGTGCTCTCACACTTCTCCTCCAACACAAAGAAAGCAGCGCTGCTTTCGCTGCCTAGCTCTAGATCACCTCGTTGAAGATTGCCGTGACCCAGTCCGCTGTGCCCGCTGCTGGAGGAACGGCCACCGTAGCCGTGACTGCAGGTACAGGCGCATGTGGCCCATCTTCCCTCCCCTTCCCGACGCTTTCCATTCTCAACCTAATCTAGCTTTTTGCACTCGCAGCATGGACTCCGCCGGCTCCTTGTCGACGGCGGCTCGCGCATCCCACACACTCATGATCAGTGACGTCCCCATCATCCTCTCCGAACCTTTCCCCGCTCTCTGCGTCCCCTCACCTTTCATTCTCCATGGCACTCCGATCGGCTCCGCCCCTCTAGCTCCGCCACCTCCCTCCCTACCACAATCCTCTACACCTCCACCCACGCCTACCTCACTCCCACCAGCTTTCAACCACACACACTCTCCACCCTTCGACACACAAGAACTGAGGGACCGGCTCACCGACGTCTTCCTCGCCTCACAATACACAGAGCCTCGTCTCACGTCTCCGAGACATCCACTGTAGAGGATCTGCCCCGTCCGGCCCATGAGGCCGGGCTGCTGCCTCCCTATGGAGACATGCCACTAGTCGCAGTTCCTCCTTGTCTCGTTCACTGCCCGCGTCGCTTTGCTTTCGTCCACCTTCGCACAGCCATCCCCAACCCCACTCCCCTCATCCATCAAGCCATCCAGCACACTTGCGGCAACCCTGCCTTTATCATGGGCGGCTCCTGGAGGGGGATCGCTTGCCTCACCTTTCACACACCAGCTGCACGCAATGACGTGCTCAGCCACAGCCCCATCGAGTACGAGGGAAACTCTATCACTATTGAGCCGGTCGAGCACGTCGACCGCTCCATTGCCATATACACTGACCTTGCTGAGGTCGAAGTCTCTGAGTTTCCACATGAGCTATGGCATGAGGATGGCATACGCTTCGCCCTCACTTTCCTTGGCGACGTGTGCGCCATTGACGATTTCTGCCTCCACGGTATCGAATACACGTTGGTCCGTGCCCTCGTCCTTCTCCAATCTGGCAAGCCAGCCCCTCCAAGCATTGTCATTCAGATCCCACCCATAAACGAGATTAAGATCGCCAAAGTTGTAGAGGTCTCCCGCAGGCACCATGGTGATGGTGCCAACCCGTTCAGTGATGGCTCCTCTGACGATGACTCTGCTCCTCCCTCTTAGCGggcctccccgcgcccgctctcCCCTACTCACCTTGCTCATGTAGTCTCCGTGATACGTGTGGGGTGGCGCGCCGATCCCTCCTACGGTGGCACTAGGCCGGTCGCCCCCCATGCCCCTTCTGAGTCTCATGAAACCGACACAAACCAGTCAGCTCTGGCCTCACCTCTCACCCTCCATGGTTCCCGGCGCCTGCCTCTCATCATTTCCGACAACGATTCGACCGCCTCAGATGACATGCATGCACCGCTCCTGCATGCCGCTTCAGACTCGCTAGACGTCGTGCATGCACTCCCTTCCGACACTCATGCCCCACCTATCATACGCCCGGTTGCCCAGGTGGGTGCCGTGGTGCCACCTAGCCCGTGCACTAACCTGCCTGCCGCTCCTCTGGCTGCCGGCCCGCTGGTTCAGTCCAGCGCCTCTGCGTTCTCTGCAGTCCCCACTCCTGCAGACGCACCTGCTGCGCCGCCCTCCTTCACTTTCACCGCGGGCGAGTCCTCCCGTGCTGCTGGTAACGAATCTACCCCTCCCGTGCTTAATCAATCTAATCTCTCACCCTCTGCTTATCTGCCACTGACTGATGTACCCTTGGACTCAACCCTCCCCCTGCAGGACCTGGACACCCACGAGTGCATCATTCGCAAGGCGCGCCGCAAGTCAGAGCGCGATCAGTCCGTCTCCAAGGACAAGCTGCAGCGGAGTGCGTGGCTGGCTGGCAAGCAAGCCAACTACTCCCCCATGCTTGCTAAAGCCGTCAAGGCCAAGGCTGCTCGCCTCTCCGCCGCGGATGTTGACACGGCCATTGGCCGTGCTATCCAGGAGGCACGCCTCCACGAGCCCGAGGCCCCTCCTGCCTCCTCCGAGGACCTTGCTGCCATTGCTCTGCTCCGCGGCGCTGACGACGAGCAGCTTGATGCCATCCTTGGCTCCGAGGATGCTGCCTCTGGCGACGACGCCGCTCCATGATCAGCTATCTTCGCCACTCTGGAGTTACGGCGCGACCTCTGCCTCACCTAGCTTTTCTGCATGACGCTGTTAGATCGCTGTTCTTTTGGTTTTCGCTTCCTATGTCGCATGTTCCAATGCTACTTTTGGCCTCACCTGTAGCCTTTGTGACTGTATGCCAGATGTATCCCGTTTCTGTCTGTTGGTGCTCGATCGGTCTTAATGAGTAATAACGCCTTTCTAATATGCTCTTGGAATGTATGAGGACTTGGTGATAACGACAAGTGCTCTGACGTGCTATCCGAACTAATCACAACAAAACCGCACATTACGCTCTTCCAAGAATCAAAAATCGACTCTCTCTCCGTCAGTAAAACAAAATCCTTCCTTCCACGTTAGGCTGACCAAGTTTTCTCCTTGCCAGCTGTCGGAACCGCGGGTGGCACCATCTCGGTCGTCAATTTTGCGTCCTTCCAAGTTGTGTCCTTCTCCCACTTAACCTTCTCCTCCACACTAATCCTCCAATCAACTGCCTGCACCCACCACATTGCCATTACTAACATCTATGCTCCCCCCTCGCGCTCTCTCAAGTTAGCGTTCTTAGACGAACTCGCCTCAATCGCACAACCAGATGACACCCCATGGCTCATCGCCGGTGACTTCAACCTTATCCGTTTCCCCTCTGAAAAAAATAACACCGCCTTCCGCCCCGCCGAAGCCAACGCGTTCAACCAAACCTTAGATAACCTAGCACTTATCGAATTGCCTTTACTGGACCGCAGGTTCACTTGGTCCAATAACCGTGCCTCCCCCACCCTAGAATGGCTAGATCGCGTCTTTTTAACCTTGCATGGGCAGATGCTTTCCCTAACACTTCCCTTTCCTCTCGATCCCGCTTTACGTCGCGATCACGTTCCACTCCTCATCCACGTCACCACCGCCATCCCTCGATCCAGCTTTTTCAAATTTGAAGCGGCCTGGGCCAACTCCCGGCCCTGCAAGGACATTGTTGCTCAAATTTGGGCTGCACAGCCCTCATCGCCAACCAATGCTACTACCTTCCTCGTCTCCACGCTAAAAAATCTCATGCCCATCTTAAGACTTGGGCACGTTCTCGTATCCCCACCCACCTTCGCGAGGCTCGCTGCCAATCTGCAATCACAGCCCTAGACCTCGTTGAAGAAACTAGACCCCTAACTCAGCCAGAGTCGCTCACTCGCAAAATCATCATCTCCTTGCTCAAGGGTGCCATCCACAAGAAAATGACATACTGGCGCTGGCATGCTAAAGTCTCTCGCGCTATCTACGAAGGGGAAAATACcaagttcttgttggggaacgtagtatttcaaaaaaaattcctacgcacacgcaagatcatggtgatgcatagcaacgagaggggagagtgtccacgtactctcgtagaccgaaagaggaagcgttagcacaacgcggttgatgtagtcgtacatcttcacgatccgaccgatcaagtaccgaacgcacggcacctccgagttcagcacacattcagcccgatgacgtccctcgaactccgatccagccgagtgttgagggagagtttcatcagcacgacggcgtggtgacgatgttgatgttctaccgacgcagggcttcgcctaagcaccgctatagtattatcgaggtggactggtggaggggggcaccgcacatggctaaaagatcaaacagatcaattgtggtgtctatggggtgccccctggccacgtttataaaggagtggaggaggggggagggccggcctagctatggcgcgccctggaggagtcctactcccacagggagtaggattccccccttccatgtagtaggagtaggagtcaaggcaagggaagagagaagagaaggaaggagggggcgcagcccctcctcctagtccaattcggactaggccttggggggggggcgcccaacctctcctctctctttgccctaaagcccaataaggcccatatactccccggcgagttcacggaactctccggtactccgaaaaatacccgaatcactcggaacctttccgatgtccaaatatagtcgtccaatatatcggtgtcggtgtacaaagatatgggtaccttagtaccccggaCTTGTGCATGAGCAGTCGCAGCGTCCCCGTGGCAAGCCTTACCGGACGTCCGCCAAGACCCTCCGCAGCCCTCCAGAAGACaaaaccccggcaagaggagcttgccggggagccattcaagaacaaagtgttctcAGTCACGAagaaggccccgacaagaggagcttgccgggaaggccgctTGAGGCATGAAggaaacaaggccccggcaagaggagcttgccgggaaggcttggtgagcgacaagctcccaagcGCGACAAGAACcttgccgcggcaaggcgcttgccgcggcaggcaacCTCTCTTCCTCTCCGCTCCAgctcatccaccaacgtgtcgccatgGGGCTTCCCCAGGCGCACGTGTCGgcgggctgtgcagccagcggggAGCAGCGACAAACGGCGCTGGCTAGCTGTCGTCGTGGCAAACGGAGGTGCACCTGACGGTCCAGGTTGCACTTTTCAGGCGACAGGGACGGGCATTTATGACTCTTGTCccttgccgtcagagttaggtatagTCCACGGTACACTGTACAAAGCGGTGTACCAACCTCTGTTTTTCCTATTCTACCCCCGTCTACTTGCCACCTGTGGTGACCCCTTTGtacctataaaaaggaggcccgagcgcaacgtagaggaggttcggctcgTTCGGTTCAGCTCGCACGAGGCCACAGACTCCCGAGCTAGGTTTTGTAGCTCCTGACGCTCcctagcaagaacacaatacaatcagacaagcagcagtaggagtattatctctccggagagctccgaagctgggtaaaatcccctcgtgtgatcgcctcgatccgctctttgcgcaatctccgccccctgccgaaccgaaaaggGGTCCCGGTCCCGTAGGTGTATGTGGTGGTGCAGATTtcctccccgacatctttggcgcgccaggtaggggacgcgtcgaggttgtgtgaacccgatccggAGGTCACACGAGCAACTTCATCGACATCTTCGTCAacatggctccgaagaagaagcCTTCAGCAGCAGCAGAGCCGTCCGCGTCGAACCCACCGCCACCGGAGCTGTCAGGTGGTGGGGGAAACGCAGGCGGAGGAACCGGCGTCGTCGAGGGAGCCCACAACGCCGCCAAATCCAAGGACAAGGCAGCACCGGCGTCGGCGTCCGGGTCCGCACCGCGTCCTTCGCAGGAGGCgtgggaccgacagcgtcatgatGCTCGCGGCACCAtacgcttgctggatcaaggccaAGCTGGAGGATCCCGAGGCCCTCGAGACCCGCATGCACCCCAGCATGCTGGTACGAGCGAGGTACGGTCGCTTGGGTGGGATGCTGCTCCtcctaacttggttaggagtccgagcacatcccgttCTTTGCTCCGTACGCCGTTGCCGCCAACCacaccagcggaagctttggctAGAGCTCAGTTacttctagattaccctccaacggctgataaggtcgacgaatggagggccaccattcagagtctcatcggcttcgccaacggcgacgtcCCGCGGCAACCGAATGCCTCGCAGCCGCGGCGGGGCGGCAAGGCGCGAGCTGATGGTGACGAGACGTGCGGGGGTGCAGCCACCGTGcactccccttcccgaagaccaagatcaccgactcgccggatccacctcgacagcgactccacatcgtcgtcggatccgcgagctcgtcgcgaccagcgccaagttctccgagaatggcaagaagaagacgctcgaacccgtatcgagcgccgaagagaagcgcgccgTCAATCGGACCAACGCGCCGGGCCCACCgttgatatgcatgcgccaggggaaccaggcgacttgccgtacgcggtaggttgtcctgcgttcactcgagagctgcggcaagtccggtGGCCCGACAAGAAAAACTTCAAACCAGATGTGCCAGAGAAGTATGATGGCAGGACacacccatcggagttcctcagcatctacaccatcgcggtgcaagctgcggggggacgagatgacaagatcctcgccaactactttccCTTGGTGCTCAAGCcaaacgtcagatcttggctcatgcacttgccggatagC is from Triticum aestivum cultivar Chinese Spring chromosome 1B, IWGSC CS RefSeq v2.1, whole genome shotgun sequence and encodes:
- the LOC123101966 gene encoding uncharacterized protein; the protein is MAISLLPYTASALLAIVIAVAIAVAPAVVRSDQEPGPSIEAINATCATATYKFECTHLLLNNLDVRTPQVKDVIAMSVQVVAKKAAEAAAFAKAIKKPSKCVTDCLDDLAILSKHIKTLPATLETANDAGFFEQFDTKKKCHGDCCSDNFSGEECNAKSQIGGVFGALRVTDDLLMRRAYFRKQQLDNKTTSPNSN
- the LOC123101975 gene encoding uncharacterized protein, yielding MAISLLPYTASALLAIVIAVAIAVAPTVVRSDQEPGPSIEAINATCATATYKFECTHLLLNNLDVRTPQVKDVIAMSVQVVAKKAAEAAAFAKAIKKPSKCVTDCLDDLAVLSKHIKTLPATLETANDAGFFEQFDTKRKCYGDCCSDNSSIEECNAQSQIGGVFGALRVTDDLLTRRAYFRKQQLDNKTTSPNSN